The following are encoded together in the Prionailurus viverrinus isolate Anna chromosome B3, UM_Priviv_1.0, whole genome shotgun sequence genome:
- the KLC1 gene encoding kinesin light chain 1 isoform X11 translates to MYDNMSTMVYIKEDKLEKLTQDEIISKTKQVIQGLEALKNEHNSILQSLLETLKCLKKDDESNLVEEKSNMIRKSLEMLELGLSEAQVMMALSNHLNAVESEKQKLRAQVRRLCQENQWLRDELANTQQKLQKSEQSVAQLEEEKKHLEFMNQLKKYDDDISPSEDKDTDSTKEPLDDLFPNDDDEPGQGIQQQHSSAAAAAQQGGYEIPARLRTLHNLVIQYASQGRYEVAVPLCKQALEDLEKTSGHDHPDVATMLNILALVYRDQNKYKDAANLLNDALAIREKTLGKDHPAVAATLNNLAVLYGKRGKYKEAEPLCKRALEIREKVLGKDHPDVAKQLNNLALLCQNQGKYEEVEYYYQRALEIYQTKLGPDDPNVAKTKNNLASCYLKQGKFKQAETLYKEILTRAHEREFGSVDDENKPIWMHAEEREECKGKQKDGTSFGEYGGWYKACKVDSPTVTTTLKNLGALYRRQGKFEAAETLEEAAMRSRKQGLDNVHKQRVAEVLNDPENMEKRRSRESLNVDVVKYESGPDGGEEGVFGRASFCGK, encoded by the exons ATGTATGACAACATGTCCACAATGGTGTATATAAAGGAAGACAAGTTGGAGAAGCTTACACAGGATGAGATTATTTCTAAGACAAAGCAAGTGATTCAGGGGCTGGAAGCTCTGAAGAACGAGCATAATTCCATTTTACAAAGTTTACTGGAAACACTGAAGTGTTTGAAGAAAGATGATGAAAGTAATCTGGTGGAGGAGAAATCAAACATGATCCGGAAGTCACTGGAAATGCTGGAGCTTGGCCTGAGTGAGGCACAG GTTATGATGGCTTTGTCCAATCACCTGAATGCTGTCGAGTCGGAGAAACAGAAGCTGCGGGCACAGGTTCGTCGCCTGTGCCAGGAGAATCAGTGGCTGCGGGATGAATTGGCCAACACGCAGCAGAAGTTACAGAAGAGTGAGCAATCTGTGGCTCaactggaggaagaaaagaagcatctggaattcatgaatcagttaaaaaaatacgATGATGACATCTCTCCATCT GAGGACAAAGACACTGATTCCACCAAAGAACCTCTGGATGACCTTTTCCCAAATGATGACGACGAACCCGGCCAAGGAA TCCAGCAGCAACACAGCAGTGCAGCGGCCGCGGCGCAGCAGGGTGGCTACGAGATCCCGGCGCGCCTGCGCACTCTGCACAACCTGGTCATCCAGTACGCCTCCCAGGGGCGCTACGAGGTGGCCGTGCCGCTCTGCAAGCAGGCCCTGGAGGACCTGGAGAAGACTTCGGGCCACGACCACCCGGACGTGGCTACCATGCTGAACATCCTGGCCTTGGTGTACAG AGaccagaataaatacaaagatgCCGCAAATCTACTGAACGATGCCTTGGCCATCCGTGAAAAAACTTTGGGCAAAGATCATCCCGCG GTGGCGGCCACTCTGAATAACCTTGCAGTGCTGTACGGCAAGAGAGGGAAGTACAAAGAGGCCGAGCCGCTGTGTAAAAGAGCCCTGGAGATCAGAGAAAAG GTTTTGGGAAAGGATCACCCCGATGTTGCTAAGCAGTTGAACAACTTGGCCTTACTGTGCCAGAATCAGGGCAAATATGAAGAAGTAGAATATTATTATCAAAGAGCCCTTGAGATCTACCAAACAAAACTGGGGCCTGACGACCCCAATGTggccaaaacaaaaaataacctg gccTCCTGCTATCTGAAGCAAGGAAAATTCAAGCAAGCAGAAACACTGTACAAAGAGATTCTCACTCGTGCACACGAAAGGGAGTTCGGTTCTGTGGATG atGAAAATAAACCCATTTGGATGCACgctgaagaaagagaagaatgcaAA GGAAAGCAAAAGGATGGGACATCTTTTGGAGAATATGGCGGCTGGTACAAAGCCTGCAAAGTTGATAG TCCGACTGTTACAACTACTTTGAAAAACCTCGGGGCACTTTATAGACGACAAGGCAAATTTGAAGCTGCGGAAACATTGGAAGAAGCAGCCATGAGGTCCCGTAAACAG GGTCTTGACAATGTTCACAAACAGAGAGTAGCTGAAGTGCTGAATGACCCTGAGAACATGGAGAAGCGGAGAAGCCGGGAGAGCCTGAACGTGGACGTGGTCAAGTACGAGAGCGGCCCTGACGGAGGGGAGGAA GGCGTCTTCGGTAGAGCCTCTTTTTGTGGAAAATGA